GCTGACCAAACGATTGGCCCAGACATCCAAACTCGTATAGCCCATCCGCCAACAACTCGGTATCCTTTGCATGCACATGCCGCACCCGGCTGCCAAACTCCATCAGCAACCGCTTGTAATCGACGCCGATACGCGCAAAATGTGACGGATCGTAACAAATACCCAGATTGGGCGACGGCACAACCTCAAAAACCGCCCGCAACGTTTCGGGCGTACAACCCAAATTCGGATACGCAGGTGCCGGGCCAGGCCAGGGCTCAATCGCGAGAAAAACCTCGTGTGCTTCTGCCTCTTCCACAATCTCTGGATAAACCTGTTTGAACACTTCAAATGTCTCAGCCCGAGCCTGCAATCGATCGTCGGGAGCCAAACACAAAAAAATCACCCCTGAACCGTATTCGCCAACCGCCTGAATGCGCGCTTTCATCGCGGCCACAGCTTCTTCTCGCGCACCATCATCTTTGCTCAACAACCCACCACCTGCCCCCCAATCCACAGTACCAATCCCAATCCCAGCACTATCACACAGCTTGCGAATCTCAGCATCTACTTCGGGCAAATCAATTGATCCCAAACCATTTTCTGCTGCCCACTGAATAATGCCCTCCAACCCCATCTCCCGCCCCATCGGCGGGATTCGCATACCCACATGCATTGTATTACCTCCTGATAAAAAACTGTTGTCAGTTGTCTCGGCTGTGCTGATATGAAAACGCGTTGTGAAGGTGAAGTCAAGAAAAAATGATGTCAATGAAAAACGGGTTGACAAAGCTCATCTATGTACCGAATTTATGTACCCGCACTCAGTACTGATCCCTCACACGTTCCCTC
This genomic window from Gemmatimonadota bacterium contains:
- a CDS encoding sugar phosphate isomerase/epimerase, which translates into the protein MHVGMRIPPMGREMGLEGIIQWAAENGLGSIDLPEVDAEIRKLCDSAGIGIGTVDWGAGGGLLSKDDGAREEAVAAMKARIQAVGEYGSGVIFLCLAPDDRLQARAETFEVFKQVYPEIVEEAEAHEVFLAIEPWPGPAPAYPNLGCTPETLRAVFEVVPSPNLGICYDPSHFARIGVDYKRLLMEFGSRVRHVHAKDTELLADGLYEFGCLGQSFGQRYGYGEGWWRYCIPGWGVVDWRWVIARLEEVGYNGPLAIELEDHRYSGSAEKNAAGILTAKIYLEDILG